The region AAACCATGGAAACTACTGGCCTCTGCAGGCCTATAAATCTACCCAGGAAGTAGGGTATAACTAAGCTGTGCCTCAGCTAGGAGAGTGACTTCCCTGTTTCTCTCCAACAGAGGCCTGATTTAGATAACTGGGGAACTGGTAAACAAGCTCTACTGTCTGCTGTGCAGTTGGAGAATGAGTTAAATGAGCTCCTTCAAGACCTGAAGGCCTCAGCTTCTAGGAACAGAGAAACCAATGTAAGTAGTAAACGGGTCATTTCACTTCTAGATGATGGCTTGCTTCTAGGAAATGAACCCAAGGCAATGGATCATCTAATGAGTTTATTTCCTCTGAAGGAAGTATATGAACTTATTTCTTAGAGTAGTTGGGAGGTGGAGGAGTAGAGGAGCAGGGACCCTGGTAAGGAGGAATGCAACTCAACACAAAATGGAGAAGACTTTTCGGGGATAATCTGCACTCTGGATATTTAAATAAACCCATCTTGAGAATTGCTATCCTAGACTACCCCCACAAAAGTGAATGTCGATGGTGACCTATTCTATAGACTTCTCTGAAGTGTTCTTTGGTCAATGTGAACACTCTATTGCAGTGATAACATTTCTCACCAAACTTCTTAGTTTCTCTGGAGGTTGAAGAAAATGATCTAGTAGAAGAGCTATCAGCCTTGCTGCATATTGGACTCACTGTAGACCCCTGAAAACTATCAAATGCCTGAGCCTTACACCAGAACCCTAAAATTTCAGTGCTTGGGAATGAGGTCTGGGAGCCTACTTGACACTTACCTACGATTCAAATAGGGTGAAAAACCACTACACTAGTAGCTTATTAAATTAATCTGTGCTTTTGAAGAGATGCCTTAATGCTCATACTCACTGAAAGTGGGTGTttggtgagaggggggttcagaatggcgGGGGGAGACACACATAttcctgtggccaattcatgttgatacatggcAAAAACAAtcacagtattgcaaagtaattatcctccaattaaaataattttaagaaaagataacattgtaaaccaactatactcaaataactttttaaaaaagtggatgTTTGTGTTCATCTGGAGGTCTTGAATGTCAGagattgatgcctttgaacttcATTATGCATGTAAATCATCTAGTTCCTTCTTAAAACATAGATTTTGATTTAGTAGGAGTGGAAGAGATtcgagattctgcatttctgacaagctccTAAAACTGCTTGTCCATGAACTATAATTTGGGTAGCAGATTAGATTGTCTCCTGCTGCAGACAAGGTCCTTAAtgagttttttcttgtttttatttctgtagctCTTACGCTTCACGAAAAAGTTCCTGGATGAACAGACCAGGAATTTAAGCTATCTGGAATACCAGCTTAATTATCAGATGGATTTGGAAAAGTCAACCCAGAGTGAAGGACAGCCTGAAAATGTCGCCGGACCATCTGGAACAGCAGGTCAAGAGACAGAATCTGCAGGCAACTCTCCAAGTCCTCCTGCCCAGAAGGTCCCAAAGTCAGCTCCTTAAGAATCCTGATCTCCATTCGACAgaagtatgtttttcttttcatctcagaTCCTAATCCTCCTTGTTGTACATGCAAATAAATGTGTTTTGCATTATGATTATGTGTAGAAAAATTGCTATTGGAGCACAAGTAAGTTAGGTTCATACATGGGAGTTTGAAAGCTTCCTGAAGTACCGTGGATGCAttagacttaaaaaacaaaaaaaaatccctcaacaCCCAGATGTAGAGTCAGGTTCTAGTAGACTCAGTTAGTCCAAGTGGACACAGATGAAATTAAATAGCAAAACCTAATGTCTTGCTAATTCTCCTCCCCACAACTtaatatattgctgctgctgctgctaagttgcttcattcatgtccgactctgtgcgaccctatagacagcagcccaccaggctcctctgtccacaggattctctaggcaagaatactggagtgggttgccatttctttctcccctgAATATATTAAGTTTACAAAATACTAGGGTTTTCTAGTAAATGCAAAGCTAAACTTAAACAAGAGCTCTTGGTCTAGAAAAGATGACTTCACTTGAAAGATATACAGTGAATACATAGCTGCAACCCAGGTGCCCTTCCAGTGCTGGAGGCAGGCATAGAGAACGGGTACACAGGTAACTAAGACACGACAGACCAGTGTTAGGATGGCCCTACCCCCTCCTCTGTGGGCTAGCCAGCAACTACTGGGGGAATTGCTTTCAGGAGCAAAGAATGAGCATGCAATCACGGATCACACCCAAGGGCCTCAGGTGTCTAGTAGCACCTCGGTAAAGGAGGGGTCTGTAACAGGTGCCTAAACTCtgggatctaatgtctgatgatctgaggtggagttgatgtaataatagaaataaagtgtgcaataaatgtacttgagtcatcctgaaaccatccccaacCCCTGGTCGGCAGAAATACCTTCCTTGAAACCGGTCATTGGTACCAGAAGATTGGAGACCACTGCTCTATAGGATTGTGTCCTGACTTGAAAACTAACTCAGTGGCTTCAAATAAGTTTATTTGCCTTACTCATTGATCTAGTTTaatcatctgtaaagtgggattaCTATTACTTAGTTCATAAAGTTAATAAAAGGattgtgctgtgttgtgcttagttggtTAGTCATGTCCAAATAAAAGGATTAAGGATTATATAAAGTATCTAAAAACAGTGCCTGCTCAGATTATGTATTCTgttatttgttcaataaatagtGCCACTGCTTAAACATGTAGAAAGCCGGTACATAAGAGAAGCACtgacagtaagaaaacaaatcaCTGAAATTAAGCCAGAATCTTAATACACTTAATCTTAGAATAATCTTGTTTGAAACAAGGATAAGTGATCATGAGAAAGAACCAACTATATATCTTGGGAAAACTGAAGTTAACAAATGGGCTGAATATTCAAATAAACACAGCTAATCAAACAAGTGATCTGGAAGTAAGCTAAGAAGTTCTCTggcaaaagaataaagaaatggtctttaaaagttaaaacatgGAGTTGCAACAAAAGATCTAATTAGAGTTCCAAGAGGAAAGAAATCTATTATAGTGACATTTTAAAGCATCAAGGATGAAAAAGTTTGCCATTAAGTCATCATTTAAGGAAAACTGATGTATTAActttggaggggctccaaaatcactgcagatggtgattgcagccatgaaattaaaagacacttactccttggaagaaaagttatgaccaacctagacagtatattaaaaagcagagatattactttgtcaacaaaggtctgtctagtcaagactatggtttttccaatggtcatgtatggatgtgagagttggactgtgaagaaagatgagcgcttaagagttgatgctttttaactgtggtgctgagaagactcttgcgagtcccttagactgcaaggagatccaaccagtccatcctaaaggagatcagtcctcggtgttcattggaaggactgatgctgaagctgaaactccaatactttggccacctcatgcaaggagttgactcactggaaaagaccctgatgctgggagggattgggggcaggaggagacggggacgacggaggatgagatggccagatgacatcaccgacttgatggacatgagtttgagtgagctctgggagctggtgatggacagggatgcctggcatgttgtgattcatggggttgccaagagtcggacacaactgagcaactgagctgatgTATTAATAACAGCTTTTTCACCAATATTAGaagcagaaataagaaaaatcttccAAACACTGGAAGGGGAAATTAATAGACCTAGGATAGAATAGACCAATTCAGGTATACACTAAACTTATCAGAAGCTTTTAACCTGAAGACCTTTACTGTGAACAATATCACTGTTTCAATAGCAAAATGTAAGGGCATGGGCTTCTATGGGCAGATTCAAAGTAACCTAGCTGATATTAATATAAGTGTGCTATGCTTGAGCAATTCTAATGGGAAAGGGTATGCCCCTAGGGAATAGTCAACCACATCATGGATTTTTCCTACCTTTTCTACAAGTCACACATCTTGAAAATCATTGCCATGTCAAACTTGTCACCACTGGAGAAATACTAGTGTACAAAGCACTCTTCAATAAAGTTCTCACTTTTACAGTtactaatttatattaattttatacttaTTAGTGAATGATAGAAATTCATATTAAATTGAGAATAAGACAAAACCACATTATCCTCAGCACTAATTATTTTGTTCTGAACGTTAAACAGCATTTCTCAACCtcagtactatttttttttaattgatgataTTCCCCATTCTATATATTACATTCCTGtgactaattttttttattattttatttatttttggctgtgctgggtcctcattgctgagcaggttttctctagttgtggcgagtggggggctactctctggctgtggtgcacaggcttctcactgtggtgctttctcttgttgtggagcacaggctctaaggcacatgggcttcagtagttgcagcacatggacttaGTAGTTTTGAgtgccaggctctagagcacaggatcaaTAGATGCAGTACAAGGGCTTAGTTgcaccatggcatgtgggatcctcctggaaaagggattgaacccatgtctcctgcattggcaggcagattctttaccactgagccaccaaagaagacCTCGACCTCAGCACTATTAGTATTTTGAGGCTAACGACCCATTGTTATAGGGAGTAATCCTTCCCATTGTAAGGTGTCTaggagcatccctggcctctaacTATTAGATAGAGCCTTCTCCAGTTGTAACAAAAATGTCATTCTCTTGTGGCTAagcaatattctattgtatatacatattacatcttctttatccattcatctgttgatggattcATAGGTTGCTTCCGTACTTTGGCAATTATaactaatgctgctatgaatgttggggtacatgtatctttctgaattagtgtttctgttcttttcaaaatttaCCTAGGAATTAAATGGCTGGGCCAtgtggtatttctatttttagttttttgggaagcctccatactgctttccacagtggctgcagcaattaacattcccaccaacacttcaggagggttcccttttctccacatcctcactaacatttatttctgttctttttttaaaatgtgactttggattgttctttttatatttatttatgttccaCTTCATGGCatgtaggaccttagttcccccaccaaagATGGAACATGAGGCCCCTGAATTGGAAGTATGGAATCTTAACCAAcagactgccaaggaagtctccTATTTGTGTtcttgatgataaccattctgaccaCTATGAGGTGATaacacattgtggttttgatttgcatttctttgttgattagtaatgttgagcatcttttcatgtgccttttgaccatctgcatttcctctttgaaaaaaatgtattcagttcTTCTGTACATCTTTTAaatggattgtttgtttttttgatgttgagttgtatgagttatttatatatgttgaatattaaccccttattaatcatatcatttgcaaatattttctcccattcagtagactctttttattttgttgatggttccctttgctgtgcaaaagcttgtaagtttaattaggtctcacttgtttatttgttctttggtttcctttgctttgggaGAGGGatcaaaaaaaatattgctacaatttctgtcaaagagtgttctgcttatatattcctcaaggagttttatagtatctgctCTTACAGTTAggtcttaaatccattttgagttcatttttgcatatggtgttagagaatacttttgtttcattcttttatatgtgtcTGTCTAGTTTTCtcagcactacttattgaagagactatcttttctccattgtatattgcTGCcccctttgtcatagattaattaatcataagtacatgggtttatttctgggctttctctcctgttccattgatttatttatctgtttttgtgccagttccacactattttgattactgtggctttgtggtatagtctgaaggCAGGGAGtatgattcttccagctctgttcATCTTTCTCTGGATTGTTTTGAgtatttggggtcttttatgtttccatacaaaatttaaagttattatagtcttatgaaaaatgccattagttCTATTTTCTTGAATCTACCACCTCTGTGTGACTCCTCATCCAAACGTATTCTACTTCTATCTCCAACCCTCTTGTTGCACTAACCCTCTTTGATCACAGAAGTTCTCACTCATAATGGGACCTCATCCTTTTGGGAGTGAATATTTGCTATTGATTTCTGACAATTACCACTTTTGCAAATCCTATTCTCAGAAAAACCTGTGCACTGTTGTGGCTTTCTGAACTAAAGCCTATGACTTCAGTTGCTCCAAACAGTTATCATCTAGGATACTTAAAGGAAGagaatgaggagaaaaaaaatccagtaatAATAGAGTGTGTGTCATACGACACACACTAAAATGTTTACTTCCTAAAAGTGAGGAATACTTCTTGAGTGCAAAAATTATATCATTTATCTGCTAATGAGGCTTCAGTtcattccatgttcaaggtcaggagaggcggcagtgaggagatacccctcgtccaaggtaaggagcagcagctgtgctttgctggagcaactgtgtagagataccccatgtccaaggtaagagaaacccaagtaagacggtaggtgttgcaagagggcatcagagggcagacacactgaaaccatactcacagaaaactagtcaatctaatcacactaggaccacagccatgtccaactcaatgaaactaagccatgccacccaagatgggtgggtcatggtggaggggtctgacagaatgtggtccactggagaagggaatcgcaaaccacttcagtattcctgccttgagaaccccatgaacagtatgaaaaggcaaaatgataggatactgaaagaggaactccccaggtcagtaggtgcccaatatgctactggagatcagtggagaaataattccagaaagaatgaagggatggagccaaagcaaaaacaatacccagttgtggatgtgactggtgatagaagcaaggtccgatgctataaagagcaatattgcataggaacctggaatgtcaggtccatgaatccaggcaaattggaagtggtcaaacgagagatgccaagagtgaacgtcaacattctaggaatcagcgaactaaaatggactggaatgggtgaatttaactcagatgaccattatatctactactgcagacaggaattccttacaagaaatggagtaaccatcatggtcaacaaaagagtccgaaatgcagtacttggatgcaatctcaaaaacagcagaatgatctctgttcatctccaaggcaagccattcaatatgacagttatccaagtctatgccccaaccagtaacactgaagaagctgaagctgaatggttctatgaagacctacaagaccttttagaactaataccccaaaagaatgtccttttcattataggggactggaatgcaaaagtaggaagtcaagaaacacctggagtaacaggcaaatttgaccttgaaatacagaacgaagcagggcaaagactaatagagttttgccgagaaaatgctctggtcatagcaaacaccctcttccaacaacacaagaggagactctacacatggacatcaccagatggtcaacactgaaatcagattgattatattctctgcagccaaagaaggagctctatacagtcaacaaaaacaagaccaggagctgactgtggctcagatcatgaactccttattgccaaattcagactgaaattgaaaaaagtagggaaaaccactagaccattcaagtatgacctaaatcaaatcccttataaatATACaatgggagtgagaaatagatttaagggcctagatctgatagacagagtgcctgatgaactatggactgaggttcatgacattgtacagaagacagggatcaagaccatgcccatggaaaagaaatgcagaaaagcaaaatggctgtctggggaagccttacaaatagctctgaaaagaagtgaaaagcaaaggagaaaagggaagatataagcatctgaatgcagagttccaaagaatagcaagaagagaaaagaaagccttcctcagcaatcaatgcaaagaaatagaggaaaagaacagaatgggaaagactagagatctcttcaagaaaattagagataccaagggaacttttcaagcaatgatgggctcgataaaggacataaatgttagggacctaacagaagcagaagatattaagaagaggtggcaagaatacacagaagaactgtataaaaaagatcttcaagaccaagataatcatggtggtgtgatcatcTAGATCAcaccagagccagacatcctggaatgtgaagtcaagcgggccgtagaaagcatcactacgaacaaagctagtggaggtgatggaattccagtggagctatttcaaatcctgaaagatgatgctgtgaaagtgctgcactcaatatgccagcaaatttggaaaactcagcagtggccacaggactggaaaaggtcagttttcattccaatcccaaagaaaggcaatgccaaagaatattcaaactaccgcacaattgcactcatctcacaccctagtaacataatgctcaaaattctccaagccaggcttcagcaatacatgaaccgtgaacttccagatgttcaagctggatttagaaaaggcagaggaaccagagatcaaattgccaacatccgctggatcatggaaaaagcaaga is a window of Ovis aries strain OAR_USU_Benz2616 breed Rambouillet chromosome 1, ARS-UI_Ramb_v3.0, whole genome shotgun sequence DNA encoding:
- the LOC105609869 gene encoding soma ferritin-like yields the protein MASQAKGLLSEECRDAINRIASYELHVSDAYLSMACYYIEDSEAPTFHTFFQDQADVKREHAKQFIKYLRKYKCTICLPVIKRPDLDNWGTGKQALLSAVQLENELNELLQDLKASASRNRETNLLRFTKKFLDEQTRNLSYLEYQLNYQMDLEKSTQSEGQPENVAGPSGTAGQETESAGNSPSPPAQKVPKSAP